Genomic DNA from Candidatus Fusobacterium pullicola:
TTCCTAAATAGAAGACAAGTAGTGATAACCAAACGCCATTGTTTCCATAAATTGGTATTAAAAATTTCCAAGCTATGAAAAATGAAATAAAAGCTAATACTGTAGATGTCATAATAGGAACTGTTTTAGCTGCTCCTGTAAACACTCCATAAAAAGTTAATCCTAAAAAAGCAATAGAAGGATATAGTACTAACCAGATTGAGTATTTTTGAGTTAATATTAATATATTAGGAAGCTTTGTAAAGATTTCAATAATAGTTCTATTAAATAAGACAAACACTATTGTAATTAAAATTGTTGCAATGATTCCCCAGAAAAAAGTTTGTTTCCAACAATTTTTCATAAGTGTATTATTTTTCTGTCCTCTAGCTCTTCCAGAGAATACACTAGCTGTATTGGCAATTCCATCAAAAGCATATGAGAAAATTGACATTATTTGGAATAGTATAGCATTTGTAGCAAGAATATCTCCACCTAATCTAGAACTAGCCATGGTAAAGAGATTATTGTGAGATACTAAACAGAAAGTTCTAATCATTAAATCTCTATTTACACATAAAATATTTATAATTTCTTTTTTATTTATAATAGATTTAAAATCTAAATATTTATGATAAGAGTATGGAGTAATAAATACTATTCCAAGAATAGTTGAAAAAATTTGTGAGATAAGAGTAGCATAAGCAACTCCTTCAACTTTATAATCTAAGAATATAACAAATAAAATATCTAAAAGTATATTCAATAGATTACCAGAGATTTGCATAGTCATAGAA
This window encodes:
- a CDS encoding MATE family efflux transporter, with the translated sequence MTNNNITNKMFLSLMIPFILSTITQPLLGAADMAVIGKLNNTNFISGVSIGTLIFNTIYWIFGFLRVSTTAYSAQSSHYTNKKDISDVFFRPLLIAFIISFIMIISQNLIFESSMKFINPDINIQKVAYTYFKILIWGAPFVLTNYVLLGWLMGLGNVKSSMTMQISGNLLNILLDILFVIFLDYKVEGVAYATLISQIFSTILGIVFITPYSYHKYLDFKSIINKKEIINILCVNRDLMIRTFCLVSHNNLFTMASSRLGGDILATNAILFQIMSIFSYAFDGIANTASVFSGRARGQKNNTLMKNCWKQTFFWGIIATILITIVFVLFNRTIIEIFTKLPNILILTQKYSIWLVLYPSIAFLGLTFYGVFTGAAKTVPIMTSTVLAFISFFIAWKFLIPIYGNNGVWLSLLVFYLGRGIFLIPQLKKTLTN